A single Candidatus Aegiribacteria sp. DNA region contains:
- a CDS encoding radical SAM protein, which produces MKYLVTTPPVITPSEPPAGAFLLAAGLSARGIDTGFLDLSLEYFRYIFSMTPQGRGYPAVEPALDYLQNNPVYSPQQHRTASGILNSSLKHFSSKFPGWRITLMDLIPPEAIHRPTEIMRICQEGNTPFSGFWEEHLLPALKQYDPETVLVSLSYLSQLAAGIDLVLFLRKAGYRVIVGGSLLNSLSRTGKGFELVRSVLPESCLSDGSIFPGFNSGSGPYLSSLSWPDIIGDWGYISGRPVIPYALSTGCYWNKCLFCPDSSTKLEVHGDDSFERFFLTIPSSIMEKNPVIHFLDSAIPRKPLMDILSLLRDSGLDWYTFARPESWISPMADRLSESGCLMLQLGAESGSLSLLNRFEKGIDPDTSLEVIKKCATAGIRTYVYMLLGLPGETDQDVEATVQFLEEADNSIDFINFSVFNLPEKCELTDRASEFGIELLDYNSPDDAIRLYRSFLFKGKNPRVKARRAVSEYFGEISSVAEAIRRTPKWFRTSHFPLIETPGRKSGISSNAT; this is translated from the coding sequence ATGAAATACCTTGTAACAACACCGCCGGTTATTACGCCTTCAGAACCGCCAGCGGGCGCCTTCCTGCTTGCGGCAGGGCTCTCCGCAAGGGGGATCGATACAGGATTTCTGGATCTATCCCTTGAGTATTTCAGGTACATCTTCTCCATGACCCCGCAGGGCCGCGGATATCCTGCTGTGGAACCTGCCCTGGATTATCTTCAGAATAATCCTGTTTACTCACCTCAGCAGCACCGTACCGCATCCGGCATTCTTAACTCATCCCTGAAACATTTCTCCAGTAAATTTCCAGGATGGAGGATCACTCTGATGGACCTAATTCCACCGGAGGCCATACACAGACCTACAGAAATAATGAGGATCTGCCAGGAAGGGAATACACCGTTCTCAGGATTCTGGGAGGAGCACCTTCTTCCAGCACTCAAACAATACGATCCTGAAACTGTCCTCGTATCGCTTTCCTACCTATCGCAGCTGGCTGCCGGTATAGATCTGGTTCTATTTCTGAGGAAAGCCGGATACAGAGTCATTGTAGGTGGTTCGCTGCTGAACAGCCTCAGCAGAACCGGAAAAGGTTTCGAACTGGTTCGCAGTGTCCTACCGGAATCATGTCTGAGTGATGGTTCCATCTTCCCGGGATTCAACTCCGGAAGCGGTCCTTACCTCAGCAGCCTGTCATGGCCTGATATCATCGGAGACTGGGGTTACATTTCCGGAAGGCCAGTAATTCCTTACGCCCTCTCCACAGGCTGTTATTGGAACAAATGCCTGTTCTGTCCCGATTCAAGCACGAAACTTGAAGTTCACGGAGATGATTCCTTTGAAAGATTTTTTTTGACAATACCATCTTCCATTATGGAGAAGAATCCAGTTATTCACTTCCTTGACTCAGCCATACCCCGCAAACCCCTTATGGATATACTCTCACTTCTGAGGGATTCCGGTCTTGACTGGTACACCTTTGCCAGACCTGAAAGCTGGATATCTCCCATGGCGGACAGGCTTTCAGAATCCGGCTGTCTCATGCTTCAACTGGGGGCTGAAAGCGGCAGCCTATCCCTTCTTAACCGTTTTGAAAAGGGAATCGATCCGGATACTTCGCTGGAAGTTATAAAAAAATGCGCCACTGCTGGAATACGCACCTACGTATACATGCTTCTGGGCCTTCCCGGTGAAACTGATCAGGATGTAGAAGCAACGGTTCAATTCCTTGAGGAAGCGGACAACTCAATCGATTTCATCAATTTCTCCGTCTTCAATCTTCCTGAGAAATGCGAGTTGACGGACAGGGCTTCCGAATTTGGAATCGAGCTTCTTGATTACAATTCCCCTGATGACGCAATCAGGCTTTACAGGTCCTTTCTTTTCAAGGGAAAAAACCCCAGGGTCAAGGCCAGGCGGGCTGTATCCGAATACTTCGGTGAGATTTCCTCGGTTGCAGAAGCTATCAGGAGAACTCCGAAGTGGTTCCGAACTTCGCATTTCCCTCTTATTGAAACACCAGGCAGAAAATCCGGAATTAGTTCCAATGCAACATAG